CACCTGGCTCCAGGCAGACTCGGAGGCGATGCTCGCCTGGGCCTGATGCATCTGGCTGCAGCCAACACTGGGCAGGGAAATACCGCTGGAGCAGTGCCAGCTGCGGGCCATCACCACTGTCTGCTTCTTCTTGGGTCTCCAGGGCCACCATGAGCCCACAGTCCCGGTTGGATCCCAGTCGGTGGCTAAAGTGGAATGCTGTATCCAGAAGCAAGGCAGCCAAGTAGGCGACTTCCTGGGACCCCGGGTCTTCTGCTAGGTACTCCTCCAGGCCATCCAGCAGCAGAAGGGAGGGGACAGGCCCTTGGGACTCATGGGCAGAGCACAGAAGCCGGAGAAGCTCTCCAGTAGATGGTGGGTACTGGAAGCGAATCTTctagaaaattggaaaagaaggaaaaggcaaaATTCAGCAAAGGAGGACAGACTTCCCACGATGGCTGCCAGGCAACTGGTTCCAGGATGAAGCCCCTGCCCAGAATACTTTTTTCTAGCACACTGCTACATATTATCTAAAGAcaagtctttgatttttttgtgccAAATCTCTCAGGCAACCTTTACCGGAAAACCTACCCCCAACATCTCAATCTAACCCAAGCCTTGACAACCTGACTCAAGTGAAACAAACTCCAGTCTAGACTAGACCCACGCTTAGCTCCACCCCTTCAACCCTGACTCCATCCTTTGGACAGCGCCTCTCGCTAATGCCACCCTATCATTGGATGAAATTTCACTCAATCGTAACAAAGCTCCTCATGGTCCCACCCTTCGCGCATTCCCGACTCCACCCCATTATAACTGCTCCGGCTGGCCCACCTGTCACCTCTGCTATTGGCCTGCTTATCTGTCATTCAATCCCCGATACCCCACCATAGCCTAGTATGCCACAGGTCCCGCCCCACTGTTACCTGGAGCCGTAAAGGATCGAGTGCTGCTCTCTTACGGAGAGGCAGGCTCTGAAGAGGCCTCCGGGTCAGGAAGAGGACAGGGCCTCGGCCTTCTCCTGCCACCTCCAGGGCCGCCGAAAATAGCAACGCTGTTTTTCCAGAGCCTGGGGCGCCGATCAGCAGCAAAGGGGGTCCGGCCTCAACGGTGTTACCCTCCCAAGTCCCAGCCGTGCTGCCCGTGCTTAGCACCCGCCTCAGTGTCTCCGCCATTAGCAATGTACTTCTGTCCAATCGATGGCGCAGTCCCAGCCTTAGTCCCGCCCAAACCAAGGCCTCATTGGTTACAGTGCACTTAACTTTTCTATTAGTCCCTGGAACTGTCCATCAAACTTAGATCGCTTTGGTAGCTCCGCCCTTGGTGAATGAAGGGAAAACACGACCTGAGCGTGGAGGAACGAGGCGTTGATGGGAGATAAACCCTTCCTCTGAGAGAATCCGCAGGAGGAAGGAGCTTGAATGCTaatattgtgagttagttaactAATCAGACAAATGTAAAGGTTGAGAGTTGGAGGCAGCAGGCCCAAATCATTGACATATTACCTAGCCTCAATTcgctcacctgtaaaatgggctcATCATAGCTCAGAACAGTATTGTTGTGGGCATGTATCTGTGTTTTTCCGAATGTCACCCAATGACAACTGAGAGCCGGAGAGCGGTGTGAACTGTTTTCCTGCCTGTCTGCATGCCTAAATATGGGCACAAGTGTTTGTATGGGGCTCTAAGCTAAGGCACGCTCTTGTGCAAAAAAAGTCAGCAGCTAAGAGGGTCTGTGAGAAAAGGGCTCTCGCCTTAACTCTTCTCTGGCCTGGGAGCCTCTTGATTGTTGCTTGTGCTGGAGGAGGGGAATAATATAATCCAAACGATTATAGAGAGAAAGAGGGGCTGGGAGAATGAAGGGGAGAGACTGTAAGGGACCTCGTTTGCCTTATTCACTTCAGTCTCCCCAGGACTGAGAACAGTGTTTAGCACGTTCTAgatcttcaaatatattttctttaaatcaatgaaagaaggaaggtggGACTGATGAGAAACgaagagaggaagaaacaagGTGAGCGATCATGATCACTTCGCCCAGAGCTGCCACTCACGCCACTGTTGCCTCGGCAACCTGGTCTCCTGGTAACTTCAAAGTGGTGCGGTTGCCTGGAGACCCAGGGGCAGGGCGGAACTGTCATTTCCTgggcttctctctccctctgggGCCAGAAAACAGCTTGACAACATCCCCCAATACACCCACTCACACAGCTGGGCACCCCTACACCCTTCTgcgcaccccccaccccccataacATCTCTGCAGGAATTCCATTCCAAAACCTCTATCACTCACATGCTTAGCTCCGTCTATCTGACACAAAGCATTCCATATACACTGTCCCATATTCACACACTCCCACACGCGGTGTACAAACACACACcacagcacttttctttttttaaattgtggtcgCGGTGCTGGAATTGGacgcagggcttcacactcaagtgttctactacttgagggCCTCCCTGGccccttttgaaaaaaaaaatttttttttgaaatagggcctcAAAACTGCCTGGACTGGTCTCGAACTTAAGATCCTTCTGCTTGCACCTCCAAAGTACCTGGGAATACGCGTGCGTTCCATTACACCCGGCTTAAATAAATTAGTTTATTTCTCTTCAACACCAACATCAGTTCCTACATTATGCATCACTCCCTATTCGAATGTCAACTCCAGAAGGCTAAGGtgcttgttttgttcactgtggTCCTCCAGCTGCTGGCACAGCACCTGGCTTATAGGTGTAGGGTGGGTGAGGACATTTAGCAGAGATGTAGACGTTTGGTAAATCTCTTAAGAACACAGTTCTTTCTCCCACTTTTCAGAAGTCTACCTTCGTGTCTTCACAGAAGGGTGCTTACCATAGAGAGAATCCGTGGATCATGGGgctggcggctcacgcctgtaatcctagctacaagggaggcacagatcaggaataTAGtggggggaggcagagatcaggaatatagtggtttgaggccaccctgggcaaataatttgcaagaccctacctcaaaaatacccaatacaaaaaaaaaaggggggctgttggaatggctcaagttgtagcaggagtgagaccttgagttcaaaccccaataccaaaaaaaaaaaaaggctctagGAAGAGTTGAACCCAGCAGTGAGGGGCAGGGAAACCAGCAGCTCAGAGTCAGTATGTGCCTCTCAGTTTATCACTGTGCCCaagtgattcattcattcatgttttaGTTTTTACAATGCTACCCAGTGcgagtgctctatcactgagctgcacccctgtcgaacaaatatttattgagcacccactGTATACCAGGGCTTGTTCTGGGCACTCAGGGCCCATCTTCTTGGTGGTGCTGACATCCCAGAAAGTGGAATAAAAAGTGACCACTAATAATGAGCTTTAACAGTATAGGAGGAGCAAGGGCTTGAAGGAGTAGGGGAAGCGCACGTATGCAGGCAAAGAGCCTTTGAACCTTCTAGGAGAACACACCTATTAAGTGCAAAAGAACTGAAGCACTGGGAAGAGCTTGggttttctttacattttcttttttttttttaagttggtgtcattatgtagcccagactgacctcacacttgagatcctcctgctcagcctccctagtgctggtcTGCATCATGGCACCTGGTGGTCAGGGACCAGATGTGCTAGGCAGAGTAAATTGGCTTTTACTTAGAGTACCATGgagagtttttttatttgttttttggtactgtggtttgaactcagggcctcatgcttcctaggcaggtgctcttccacttgagccacactctcagccttttttgcttttcagataatgtctcaagtttttgccccaggctggcctcaatccctGATCGATCATCCTACCTATGgccccccatgtagctgggaccacatgtctgtgtcactatgcctggcttattaatTAAGATTGGTTCTATCTTTttgcctggttggcctcaaaATGCAACCACCCCAGTCTCTGtgtccagaatagctgggattacagaagtgagccaccacacccaggctgGAGAGGTTTTTGAGTAGAGGATGATCATGTTCTGAGT
The sequence above is drawn from the Castor canadensis chromosome 14, mCasCan1.hap1v2, whole genome shotgun sequence genome and encodes:
- the Swsap1 gene encoding ATPase SWSAP1 gives rise to the protein MAETLRRVLSTGSTAGTWEGNTVEAGPPLLLIGAPGSGKTALLFSAALEVAGEGRGPVLFLTRRPLQSLPLRKRAALDPLRLQKIRFQYPPSTGELLRLLCSAHESQGPVPSLLLLDGLEEYLAEDPGSQEVAYLAALLLDTAFHFSHRLGSNRDCGLMVALETQEEADSGDGPQLALLQRYFPAQCWLQPDASGPGEHRLRVCLEPGGLGPRAEWSVIFQADGEMTTQPTNPSFNKTLNAGGQP